The uncultured Desulfovibrio sp. DNA window GCCGCAGCGGGGGCCTCTCACGCAGCATGCCCCATGCCAGCAAGCCGATGACCGCTGGCGCAGCGCTGCTCATCAAGCCCGCGGAAGCCGCGCTGGTGAAGCGAAGCCCCTCAAAGGTGCAAATCCGGTACAGAGCAATGCCGCACAATGCCTGAAGCGCCAATGTTGCATGGGTACGCCCATCGAGCGCCCCCCTTTCACGCCGCAGCCACAACTGGGGCAGCATCACCAGCAGCCCTGCTCCAAGGCCCAGCCCTGCCGCAAGAAACACAGGCAGGCTGCCCACCAGCAACTTTCCCGCCACCACGGCGCTGCCAGCGATGCTCATGGCAAGTGTCAGGCTGATCCATGCTCCCCAGGGACGCGCTTGCCCCGATTGCACCAGATGTTGCGCTCCCCCGGCAGCTTTCTCAGCCGCAGCTCGTTGCGCACTGTTTTCGCACACGCTCATTACTTCCTCTCCTTTTGATGTCCGAACAATGCTTCGGCATGCTGAACGTCTTCCGACACGTATTGCCATCTGACGTTTGAGAGGCTAGCGTAGTAAAAGTGGTTTTGATAAGCGCCACTTTTTGGCATTTTCTACCATACCAATTGCAGGTGCGCCATGTGGATCAGCCTTGATGCAGACAGCCCGCTTTCGCTGAACCGCCAGATCAGCGCACAGATCAGGGAACTGATTTTACGCGGTCATCTGGCAGCAGGCGACCGTCTGCCCTCCACCCGGCAACTGGGCAAAGAACTGCATGTGGCCCGCAGCACTGCCATTGAGGCCTACGACCAGTTGCTGGCCGAAGGCTATCTTGAATCGCGGCGCGGCTCGGGAACACATGTGGCGCAAGGTATTCGGCCCCAGCCGAAAATATGCGGGCAAAAATCAACGCCAGATGATCATGCGCGCGCCGATGCCCGCACCGACCCGCCGGGATTTGTGAATTTTCAGTCCGGCATCCCGGCTCTGGAGCACTTTCCTGCGGCGGAATGGGGCAGGCTGTACCGGCAGGTTTGCGATACATTGCCCGCATCGGCCCTGCGCTATTGCAGGCCTCAAGGCGTTGCCGACCTACAGGTGGCCATTGCCGGATGGCTGCTGCGCATGCGCGGTTTGCGCGCTGCACCGGAGCAGATAATGATCACAACAGGCGCAACACAAGGTCTCAGGCTTGTGGCGCGCCTGCTCAACCGCCCGGATGCCCTGGCAATTGTGGAAGACCCCGTTCACCGGGGGCTGGTGGAAGTGATATCGCGCGCCGGGTACGCCATTGAAGGCATAGCCGCAGACGCGCAGGGCATGGACGTCAGCCGCCTGCAAAGCCTCGCGGAGCAGACAACCCGCCGATGCGCCTTTGTCTATGTGACCCCTTCGCACCAGTATCCGACCGGGGGCATCCTCTCCGCGCAGCGGCGGCAGGGGCTGGTGGACTTTGCCCGGCAGCGCGACTGCATGGTGGTGGAGGATGACTACGATGGCGAATTCCGCTTTGAGGGAACACCTGTCAGCGCCCTGCGTGAGCTTGCGCCCGACAGAGTCATATATATTGGTTCGTTCAGCAAAATTCTGGCTCCTGCCCTGCGCATGGGCTTTGCTGTGATACCGCAGGATATGGTGCACCCCTGGGCAGAGGAAAAGCAGTACACGGATGTGCACACCGATGCGCTTTCGCAGCGCACGCTGGCCGCCTTTATCTCAAGCGGGGGGCTTGAGCGGCATATCTGGAAAATGTGCAAGCTGTATAAAGGCAAAAGGCTCTTCCTGCTGGAAT harbors:
- a CDS encoding PLP-dependent aminotransferase family protein — encoded protein: MWISLDADSPLSLNRQISAQIRELILRGHLAAGDRLPSTRQLGKELHVARSTAIEAYDQLLAEGYLESRRGSGTHVAQGIRPQPKICGQKSTPDDHARADARTDPPGFVNFQSGIPALEHFPAAEWGRLYRQVCDTLPASALRYCRPQGVADLQVAIAGWLLRMRGLRAAPEQIMITTGATQGLRLVARLLNRPDALAIVEDPVHRGLVEVISRAGYAIEGIAADAQGMDVSRLQSLAEQTTRRCAFVYVTPSHQYPTGGILSAQRRQGLVDFARQRDCMVVEDDYDGEFRFEGTPVSALRELAPDRVIYIGSFSKILAPALRMGFAVIPQDMVHPWAEEKQYTDVHTDALSQRTLAAFISSGGLERHIWKMCKLYKGKRLFLLECLRRYFGDSFTASGQAAGLHLVAGFPGICFSDEVLAAMRAQGVRAVPVEHHSLCRNGAHAHELILGYAHLSEQSMERGVHALQEALAQ